From Verrucomicrobiota bacterium, one genomic window encodes:
- a CDS encoding thioredoxin domain-containing protein gives MNRSEHPFTNKLVHETSPYLLQHAHNPVNWFAWGPEALEKAKAEDKPILLSIGYSACHWCHVMEHESFENEQIAAVMNKLFVNIKVDREERPDLDHIYMQAVQHMTGQGGWPLNAFLTPQGIPFYGGTYFPPESRYGRPGFGQVLESVAAAYRDKKGDLVNQGKGLIEEMGQFLKAEPSQQVFTRPVLDHIAQQIVKQIDPYHGGFGNAPKFPQAMTLMYLCRYIHRTGDETARHHLGLSLDKMAMGGMYDQVGGGFCRYSTDAEWLVPHFEKMLYDNALLSRLYLEAWMLTGNGSYRAICVDILDYVLREMTSPEGAFYSTQDADSEGVEGKFFVWSKEEFDKVIGPDDAPLASEYFDITDHGNWEHSNIPNLHKLPAQFAADKGLDPVRFAAKVLQWRSKLFTVREKRVKPGRDEKILTAWNGMMMASFAMAGRLLGENKFTAAAKANAEFLLKHSRHGNNRLHRNFKDGRATLNGYLEDYALVMDGLVELYQATFEEEWIVEAVKFARVTDEQFADKEKGGYFFTSEDHETLIQRPKELDDNATPCGNSVVAVVYQKLALLAGDPHLGFSADRSLKLVRELVSRSPTFFGNWLCAAEFFASKPREIALVGTREGIAGFEDVLKGKFAPFAVVAAKTSADKSRLPLLGDKEFFEGKAVAYVCEQFACLEPLVSKEKFAESLTQV, from the coding sequence ATGAATCGAAGTGAACATCCTTTTACGAATAAACTCGTCCATGAGACGAGTCCTTATCTTTTACAACATGCCCATAACCCGGTGAATTGGTTTGCTTGGGGACCTGAGGCACTTGAAAAGGCGAAGGCGGAAGATAAACCGATCCTGCTTTCGATCGGTTACTCCGCCTGCCACTGGTGCCATGTCATGGAGCATGAGTCTTTTGAAAACGAGCAAATTGCTGCGGTGATGAATAAGCTTTTTGTGAATATCAAAGTGGATCGGGAGGAACGCCCCGACCTTGACCACATCTATATGCAAGCCGTCCAGCACATGACCGGACAAGGAGGCTGGCCATTAAACGCTTTCCTGACACCGCAAGGGATCCCTTTTTACGGGGGGACATATTTCCCCCCAGAGAGCCGTTACGGGCGTCCGGGATTTGGCCAAGTGCTTGAATCTGTCGCCGCTGCTTATCGTGATAAAAAGGGGGATTTGGTTAATCAAGGCAAAGGGCTTATTGAAGAGATGGGCCAGTTTTTGAAAGCGGAACCCTCTCAACAGGTATTTACCCGCCCGGTCCTCGATCATATCGCCCAGCAAATCGTCAAACAAATCGATCCGTACCATGGAGGCTTCGGGAATGCCCCGAAATTCCCTCAAGCCATGACGTTAATGTACCTCTGCCGGTATATCCACCGGACGGGTGATGAGACCGCCCGGCATCACCTCGGATTGTCATTGGACAAGATGGCCATGGGCGGGATGTACGACCAAGTCGGCGGGGGGTTCTGCCGTTACTCCACCGATGCAGAGTGGCTCGTGCCCCATTTCGAGAAGATGCTTTATGATAATGCGCTCTTGAGCCGTTTATACCTTGAGGCTTGGATGCTCACCGGAAACGGGTCCTACCGCGCAATTTGTGTGGATATCCTCGACTATGTGCTCAGGGAGATGACTTCACCCGAAGGAGCCTTTTACTCGACACAGGACGCCGATAGTGAGGGGGTAGAGGGGAAGTTTTTTGTGTGGAGCAAAGAAGAATTCGATAAGGTGATCGGGCCGGATGATGCCCCTTTGGCTTCTGAATATTTTGACATCACGGATCATGGTAACTGGGAACACTCAAATATCCCGAACCTACACAAATTGCCTGCGCAATTTGCTGCGGACAAAGGCCTCGATCCGGTGCGATTTGCGGCAAAGGTGCTGCAATGGCGTAGTAAACTTTTTACTGTCCGGGAAAAACGGGTGAAACCCGGACGTGATGAGAAAATCCTCACGGCATGGAATGGCATGATGATGGCGAGTTTCGCCATGGCCGGGCGTTTGCTCGGGGAAAATAAATTTACTGCGGCTGCGAAGGCCAATGCGGAATTCCTCTTAAAACATTCGCGGCACGGGAATAACCGGCTCCATCGTAACTTTAAAGACGGACGGGCCACATTGAACGGATATCTCGAAGATTACGCTCTGGTCATGGACGGTCTGGTGGAGCTCTATCAGGCGACATTTGAGGAAGAATGGATCGTGGAGGCCGTGAAATTTGCGCGGGTGACCGATGAACAATTTGCTGACAAGGAAAAGGGGGGGTATTTCTTCACTTCAGAGGATCATGAAACATTGATCCAGAGGCCAAAGGAACTCGACGACAATGCCACTCCTTGTGGGAATAGTGTGGTAGCGGTGGTTTATCAAAAGCTCGCGCTCCTTGCGGGTGATCCCCATTTGGGTTTTTCAGCCGACCGTTCACTCAAGCTTGTCCGGGAGTTGGTTTCCCGTTCACCCACATTTTTTGGTAATTGGCTTTGTGCCGCCGAGTTTTTCGCATCAAAACCACGTGAGATCGCCCTTGTCGGGACAAGGGAAGGCATCGCTGGATTTGAAGATGTGCTGAAGGGGAAATTCGCCCCGTTTGCCGTGGTCGCCGCAAAGACATCGGCGGATAAGAGCCGTTTACCATTGCTGGGTGATAAGGAGTTTTTCGAAGGTAAAGCGGTTGCTTATGTGTGTGAACAATTTGCCTGTCTGGAGCCTTTGGTGAGTAAGGAAAAGTTTGCAGAATCTCTGACGCAGGTTTAA